The following DNA comes from Pieris rapae chromosome 17, ilPieRapa1.1, whole genome shotgun sequence.
CACAAGCCTAGGCCAATTATAGGCGCATAcattctaattatataaagcTTATGcactaaaacaataattaaattaagctactattctttttaaagctatctatatttttccgcacatacaaaatattctcataaatgtattgacttgccaaagtcaaaatatattaaaagatcctagactaaaatttaaaataacctaCTCGGGCAGGTTAAATCTGTGGGGTATGGGGTATTACCACCtcaaaaagaatttaaagttttaaaaataactcacCTTTGTCAAAGTATGCATCTCTCGTAAATGGGACTCAAATTGTTTTTGCTTTCGAAACGATTTATTGCACTTAACACAACAATAGAACTCGAGTTTGTCCAAAGAATCGTCCAATTCACCTTCCACAGATTTCTCCATGACCATAGAGTATTTATAGAGCGGCTTCTCGTAGAGTATGTGCTTGTCTATGGGCTGGTACATTGTCTTCGGCACCGTATTTTCTAGAGACAATTCTACTATCGAATCGGGGAGTGTGGCTCCATTGTCTACTATACAGGTGTTTGTAATCTGTGAAATAGAAGacaattgttaaatattataaataaagcataGAATAATcataatgttaaattgattaatctcttatgaataaattatatggtTTAAGCAATGCCCCGGGGTTTCGCTCGCGTAAATATCGATGTTGTGATTGAGTGGAAAATTTATTCAGTCGgactatagatatatatattttgtaataaaaattttatttaatttttaattactttctttcagattattaaatacacacTTATATTCGCAAtctaatcaattttatttaaataaaaactactgtAAAATTTTCGTACAATACCCGACTACAACTACTACTTACAAATCAGTAAATATTCTGCATTCTGCGGGTATTGAAATTTTTAGAATTCAAGTAGAtaatgaaagaattttttttcatcagaCCAGGAATTTTCAGCTTGTGTCAGTATTTAGCTTAAGTCAGCAATGATGCTTTCTAATAGTACTTTTTTTATCGGACCAGTAGTTTTGTGTGAAAACATCACAAACAAACATAGGAAAACATAAATCTTCCTCTATACAGAgttagtatagatatagaaTGTTTTAGAcatcaataatttttgatcAAGAAAAAGATTGGtaaacatgaaaatattttcaaaaatacctTATCAATTGCGATGTCAGACACAGGGTTGTCGATAGTGAGGGCGGCAGGCGGTTCGTAGTGATGCCGCAGGTGGTGGTAGAACTTCAGCTGCTCTTCCCCAAAGAATTGACCACAGAGCTGACAGACTAGCACTGCACGGATCTGGTTATACAAATGCACCAATTAATAGACAGCCGTTTAGGCTGAAGAAGGATAGTAAATACGAAATAGATCAGTATCCtcaatatatctttttattaaaaatgacaaaatgATGTTGTACTTAATCATAAAGACGCCAGTCGCCGCAGGGAGGTCCCCGTTTTGGGTTCACTTATATAAGgtgcaatacaaaataattaaatgtaaatgtataaacagttaatgatttttatggAAACTAAATGTAAATGGAAAATGTAACgctctttttatattaattacgaaAACATTCAGTTACACGGAATAAACTAAAGTAGTTTTTCTTGTTTTGCGTTTGCgttgtaataaaaaaggacagataatttcaaaaaatgataattcCTCACCTGAGGAACATGTGTGTGAACCGGCAACTGGTCTTCGTCATGGTGTCGAGGCAAAGAATCCACAAAACTGTCGGGCAGAATCTCCTCCTGCTCCGGCTGAACCTCCTCACTGCACTGGATCACTACAATGTCCTGAAAgattcgtttttattatttaatgtattttacaagATATAAGTATCTAGAGAAGATCCCTGGCCTAAGAAAACATTGTAAATTGCGTTATTGTGAGGAGGCAAagaaactaattattattcatttaaagtaagacaatttatatatttataataatttgttaatataaattgttgtgATAATTGTTGtgttgtaatttataattgttactaTTTGCTCACATATATTTGTCATGcactatttttaaacaataattattggaTGATTGTGATAATGAATCTGGAATAAAAGCTAAATCACATATGTTTTATGTTGGGGAAAAAATGTTTAACCTTATCATTACATACTTGAAGTCTtcgttaattttaagtttatttatatataacatttatcagTGCAAAAGTAAAGGCATACTTAACACGCATAGCAATCAAATCCCTTTACAAACAGGAGTTCAATACAAAACAACAACAGTGACTGTGATTAAAGAAATGTAGTAACAGGTACCTGCTGACTCGGTGTTGTATTGCCAGTATTCCTCTTTAACTTCCTCGAGATCCGTTTTTTATGTGGCAAGCTTTTCTTGTTCTGCTTACTTTGTGCCGGTGAACCACATGCCATTTCCAGTATCCGACTATCTTCTAAAATTTCACTATCACCCTGGAAATACCAAAGTATCATTTGATTATAATTCATTTCGTGATATTTcgatataaaaagcttttatttacctttactGTATCCTTCTTATTAAACCAACCAGTGTCAGGGCACCTTTTCATATCCTGAAGTGGAGGTAGCGGTAGGTCTGACACTTGTACCGTTAACTGCTCCTGATGGTGCtcctaatattttaataagattaattaCATGCAAAACAGAATAGTAACATAAAAACAAGTagttaactaataaaaacaaacatgctACTGCAATATTGTTACTTCAAAATCTTGCtgcagaaatatattataaacaacgatattaaaataggcatagattaaaaattctttgaaaataaacatttttaactttCAAAAATACACAACATATTTGATGTATCTTGACTGTAATTCaatgtttcataattaaattaaacataggtCTCACCAAAGACTGTCCATTAAAAAGCCTCATGGAACCATCCAGAATGACAGAAGTATCCATATCACTTCGTACTACTGTTGAAGgctggaaaatatttttaatattagcaaatatgcattttaagataattacaaattagttTCATAAAACTAGATTTGAAGAAATCCATTTCTTCCAtttcataacaatattttaattattaaaataattaacacctAAATGTTCACACACATTGCAATGTATTTGGGTAGCTAGATGTGCTCATATGACCCTGTACATGGAGGGCATAATTAAACTGGTATTTACAGTTCAAATGCAGTGTGAATGGCCTGTTAAAGCTACATTTCCATTCCTCATTTTTAAAGCCCTATTACTAATGCACTCatgctttaaattaatttaaaacctatGCAGGcttaaaaatgtgtttgaaACATTCTAATATTTGCTTAATTTTAAAGGCTTGCCAAAAACTCATCAGTCTATATatagttttcatttaaatagtaGTAGCCTTAAATAGTCAGTACCTTATGAGGGTTTTGTCCCTGGTGATGAGAAGTGCGACTAGGTTGGGCCAAATGTGCCACAAGTGCAGCAAGCCTGCCATCCCATAATTCTTCAGCCCAAGGTCCATCTCCAATCTGCTCACCCACCGATATCTGTCTGGGGAGAAGTATTTGTACAatcttcaaatattaaaaaaaaactaattacatCAGATGCAAATCTTTTAATTAGATTAGGATTACCAAAGAATTTTGTCAATCAAGTTAAGTTAAAGTAGATTTAGttaacagttatttttataacataaaaagcaTTTCTGTAATTAAAACATCATAAGAGGTAGCAGTAAGGTAAGGTAACAGGATAATGTTTAGTGATTGAAACTTACATATTCACACAGTaaccaattataaaatatcattggTATTGTACTAAGTCAGTACTTAACATACCTGCAAACCTGCTGTTGATAGCCTTGTGGGTGCATAACTGTAACCACTCTACCACCTCCATCATCTTGAatgtttaatgataaattgGGATCTACATGGACTGTCTGGAACAACATGGTAGAACAAAGTGTGTAGATTTTGTATCACAAATGTATTATACTATTCAATTTTTCCTTCATATTTCGAAGTTtatcgatatatttttttttgttttttgtttatgaatttatttacgtaCCTCGGCCGACTgatgtgtatttatataatgggTAACAGCCTCATCGATTTTATCACCCAATAAATGCGATTCTACAGTTCTCATATTTAACAGATGGTtttcattgttatattttcacATATTATGAGTTAAAACTTAGAagcattaatttataattttgatataaacaTTTGACAGCTAATGCTATACAATGCACAAGCCATAAGAAAAtggtttaaaacataatatttagtattggTCGTTATGTAGTACCGAAGaactcattaaattaatataaaatataaatgatctgAACATTAGATAAATTTAGATGATGTTAAAAAAGCATAAACTATAAAGTGTGCATTATGCACTTCAGTCCTCAGCTACTGCTATTCTTCGTTCTACTTCTacgttataactttttttatttgaaaccaTTTGTTTTTACTCGTCATACGTCAAACCAGTGAGTGTAACTGTTAGATGTCACATCGGGTCACCATTTGCAAATTGTCTAATGACTAATGTTAAAGGTCAAACAGCTGCTTTACGTAAATGCTAAGTTGTCCATTgtcacaaatataatttttaataataaacgatATTCTTCGTAGATTCGTATGTCGTCATTCGAGCGGAGTTTCCAGTCAAAATTGtctaaacatttaaagaacCGATAGCTTTGGTTTTTTCGCatctattacattttattatgctatttcggaattattaaaatgtttcgaAGTTCTGCTAGATGTTTCACTGTCTCAAAACCGTATgaggtaatttttaatactcaGGATATACTTTTTGAAAATCTAAtaagtgttaatatatattaagtacacGTTAAATAGTACATTACATTAACTTACCCATATTCTTACCTAGTTACAAAGATGTAAACATACAACTACAACAAGTAAACTTGATGAAATCCGAGAGAAATTGCGCCAAGGTCCTGCTTTAGCAGACTTTGTGTCAGAAGATCGACCCAAGGACTGGGATGACTATGAAGGGAAGTTAAAACGAGAACAAGGGGAAACAGAACGTCTGAGACTACCACCTTGGCTGAAGACTACTATTCCAACTGGTATATTTAACTATTCAAAGAAATCTTTTGTAATGATTAGGTTAGTTTTCaagtgaattttttatttatatgtttacagGTTCAAAGTTCAGTGAATTAAAGCAGCAATTGAGAAGCTTAAAACTGAGTACAGTCTGTGAGGAAGCTCGATGTCCAAATATTGGTGAATGTTGGAGTGGTGGAAAACATGGAATGTCTACAGCTACTATTATGGTATATGGTTGATtgaattatgattaatttattaaagttgctACTAGAATGCAAACAAATTCACTATGATTAGTAAAAACTGGATAGATTGGCTAAAAACCACTAGTggagttttataataaattcatatttatgttgaaaaacatttattttcaaacaatttgtaaatattcatGAATTTTGATGTATTATGCTGAGCAATTCAGTTTAATGACTAATAAGGATCATAtaacattatgtttattattttgctttgttttgttaacaatttattgtaataacttTCTGGTCAACAAATTCTCCAAGATTTTTTTTGGGTATTAGTAAATAgcttaaattaatgatttccATCTAATGGAATACAatcagtaatataaaatataaaaatacagtcCTAATCAACAACAATAATCATGTGCTGGGACGGACAAccataatgaataatattaactgGGCTAGTGTTGCCaacaatcttaatttttagaATAGGATGCTTAACCGTTAACAATGAGGCTAAcactcaaatatatatatatcatggAAAATTAGAGTAAAGTAAGAGTTTTGTATGTTCCAGTTAATGGGTGATACATGTACCCGTGGCTGCATGTTCTGTTCTGTGAAGACATCGCGGGCTCCCCCCCCACTTGACCCAGATGAGCCATATAACACAGCACATGCTATTAAACAATGGGGTCTCGGGTATATTGTGCTGACATCTGTAGATCGTGATGGTTTGTTACTATTCCCTTCATATTTTGGATTAttcatgtaataaattaacaaatttgtttttgtatatttacagATTTACCAGATGGTGGTTCAGCTCATCTTGCACAGACTGTCAGAGAAATTAAACAAcagtaagtatttataatttgaaatgatATTGCAGTATACAAGTTTTGAGCggattcaattttttatttataaattattttactttggtATATAGAACAATCTGGTTTGgtcattaaaactaaattaggtTAATTGCACcattttaattactgtatgatcaaacaaataaaaaatgttttaattaaaatactgcaattaatccaaataataattaaaatgtggtaagatgtttaatattaaatattaaatacatctaATAGAAAGTGATATATACTGAGACTTAACATTATCGTCACCACCAAGTTTTACAGTTTTGTTATGTGTTGAATTTCCATATACCGGAGAGCTGATTTTGTTctgttttttttcagaaacaaGGAGATCCTAGTGGAATGTCTGGTGCCAGATTTCCGTGGAAACCGAGACAGTATAGCCACCGTTGCTAATAGTAGTCTCGATGTGTTTGCGCATAATATTGAAACTGTGGAACGCCTGACGCCGTTCGTGAGGGACCGAAGAGCTGGGTACCgccatttatttcatatatctatATCAATAGGATGACAGTTCTCAGTTCAGTTCAGTTCTGCAATGGTGATTTTCATTTGCTGcacaatatttgtaatgtcCCTACGACATACAGATTCTATATTGAGTCAAGCTTCCATCTCTGAGCAAATCACAACTTACTCTGCTTGGTGGACCGTTCAGTAGCATTGATGGACTACTTACTAGTAGTccaataattactgttaaattttgtcaataaataaaaaataaatcagtggcctaaaatttttaaatctgtttcttgattatttttcaatgaatGAGGTTAGGAGGTGATCCTCCtgctgtgcctgacatacgcctACGATATTCTTGATAGCCACTATAGAGGGAGTGCCTGAAGTGGAGGAAGTGAATGTTTGAATCAATAggaagataataataatacagctctatttattccataaaaatacaaacacataatatttGCAACACTAGACACTaacagtaagtaaataaataaaaaaggttttcgACAATTTTCTCTCTGTAACTTCACGCTTTTTTGGCATTCCTCTTTGGGCATTGATAGTTATGCGTTTTTGAGCAGTGAGAAAATTGGTATTATAggtctattttaaaagtagtCACACCACACTTAGGGGTCGTTCAAGTATGACGTAAACAATAGGGGGAGGGGgagataatttgattttttgattttttcatatggtgattacgtcaacagtatttattaacacataGTACCAACACAACTATGCTTAAAGACGAAATACATTTTCGAGGAttactacaaaaaattaattatatatgtaaattattgttagttACCGCCAGACATTGAAAGTCCTCGAAACAGCCAAAGAAATGAATCcagatttaattacaaaatccTCCATAATGCTGGGCCTCGGGGAGACAGACCAACAAGTTGAACAAACTATGAAAGGTAaacttaaagtatttaaaacttttaatcacTAGTCATTATATGcagcattataataattataattattcaataataaaatgtgaatacgaaagtaattataaataaagcaatgattaaattgaaataaacattaaattaaaaactcaaaCAAGTCATTGATCATTACCGTTGTCTTGCagcatatatttgtttatttattataagtatattatgtagtatatatatatagcttaattagccgttcacttaacagcctagccctctaactagcggcctgaaagatgttcagtcagttgatcaaacagttACGCAAATAAGTCGGATCGATGATGgactgttaattaaatttaattccactttCTGTCACTCTTAAACccgaaacaaaacttttatgaGGCTTTACaaagtttcatgaaaatcCAATAATACAATGGAAGATGACAACAGTAatgtgaatttaaatatttttatgtcatatgTTTCACCtttatttctgccaaataATGACTATCATATAAATGTGCTGAGcattagccagccagtttattaaatgatataacAAACACCACGGCTATCAGGtcgttagttaaacggcgccgcTTAGGTAAAAGGCTAGACTGTAATTGTGTAGGGGAAATTGCGCAcagattaaaacaaatataagatctttaaatatttgtggaaGTTCAAAGACACAAATATATCTGTGGTCAGAATTTAAGTCAAACTGAGTAGTAATGTACTTATCATTGTCTAATCTATGACCACAGTAATATAAGTGGTACAAAATTCACCGGGTCAtctagttataataaaaacgaatGTGTTCTATGTTAATTTGTAAAGAgtcaaaaatacataactttcAGATCTCCGAGCAGTCGGAGTGGACTGCCTCACGCTGGGCCAATACATGCAGCCGACCAAGCGTCACCTGCGGGTGCAAGAGTACGTGACTCCAGCCAAGTTTGCCCAATGGGAACAGCGTGGAACAGAACTCGGCTTCCTCTACACGGCCAGCGGACCTCTGGTTAGGTCTTCGTACCGGGCTGGCGAACTTTTCATTAGTAGCCTCTTGAAGGATCGGAAGGCTAAGACGGCCTaacataattcataataaactGCTGTGTAATTAGAAAATAGTATagctttttatgaaaaatcatGAATCTTCAACgatgttaatattttgtaaatgttttattgaaataaatatatttgtttattttgtcttatttTCTATACGAATTGTTTTCCTATATAGCCTGTTGTTcgaatgaataaaaaagaaattccatttttttttttgtataactgGGGGCAAGCGGCTCATCTAATAGTAACTTATACCCCCGCACATAGATAAACTGCCACAGGTCCTAagtgagttgccggccttataaAATTGCTAGGAGCTTTTCTTGAGGGACTCTAAGTGGAATTTGTTTgcaaatacttcagtgggccgctagttccacaaagtggtagTGCTGGGCAGCAACCTTAAAAAAACGCTCAGCACATCTGAACGGACGACAAACGTTGAGGTGATACCActggaatttcgtattttgaATTTACGTCCAATGATGAAACTCgagtattaatttatcatagatacaaaagtaataagaatgtaacacaattatgaaaattttctGTACTAAAACTCAAGATAAAGTCTTAAACGGATCTGTTTTATTATGATATCTGACGCACGCGCATTTGATAGCGAGTAAAACCTGTGAAACGTTAGTGAAACTGGCCGGAAGGCGAATGGTGCAATTCATGTATTGTCATGAACAGGTCAAACgagataatataaactttttggtGTGAGATTTTCGAGTGAAACCTTTTTCATGTTATCCTAACTATCTACACATAGGTAATATACTTTGAAAATTGGCCAACTTTTTTACCCTGCCAACAATACTTACTTCATTACatcttatcaatataataaaataattgtaaaaatgttttcagaaATCTAAACCTTCGAATCCAGAGAGTCAAAATTCTATCGCAAGGATAGATTAAAAAACCATTATATGTCTGTGtctcttaatatatttttccggCCTAATACAGTTGTCTAAAGATAGATTTTCGTCTAACCTAATGTAAAGCTTTGGTTAGAAACTTTCAATTTTCCCAATTTGCTGatattctaattatatatatataatatattaatttgctatatttgttttaaatattgtagaattgtttgatgatttacttttttttaaaaagagtaccgagagttttttacgccggcttttctctcggccaacaccttctgtcttctttgccgatgagtagtagcctacaggttcgaattgattgacgtggaataagtgataccatgatgatcctatgttccaaaaaaaacgtattttatttttattttaacgctattaaaatataatgccaTTCTTACAATCGTCCCTGTATTagatcaataattaataatgcctacttcaaattaaaagaagtTTTTATCTTTATCGTAAATTAAAGTgcacaatatatatacttatagaCATGTGTGTTCACGCACGGATGCCACGCCAGAGGAAGCGAAAAAACCAACACATCGCGCGGCGAATACATAAAATGTTGCTAATTCAACTTCTCGGTGCCTCATGAAAAACTATGGGTTTCGGATATGGTACTTTcggaatactttttttaaagaaggaTTTGTTGTTtagttataacaattaaaggtaaatttttaatgtatatacaaaaaaccgTATGTTaaacaatgattttatattgtgCATATGTAATGTATACCTATAAGcctaaatttaatgaattatgaaTCACCAAGCTGAACAAAGTCCATTAAGATGTCAGAAAAGTTATTTCAGTAGCCTGGGtagtctttttaattaataccgTATCCAAAATTGAGACAAGAGCTATTGTATGGAGTTACTGCACGTTTGGTCAGCAAACGGCGTGTGTTAGTTCTCCGGCGGGGCTTTTTGTCCAGCCGTGCGGCAATGGGGGTCTTAGTATGGCAACACTTTTTCattcaaaaagaaaatagtacattaataacattaataattcataaacatCTTGCATTATGGTtagtttacaaaattatattttaaatttattacattattctaTAATCTTTTTGAACCGAGAATTGCAAAAGATTTATACGTACTGCAGCCACGGTCGTTTCATTAAGGTGATATGAATGATGAATCACATGAAGGGTGggtatttaaaatactgaaCGAAACGTTTTATCAACATCATCTTTAGTCTAGTAATCCATTAGttcatcttttgttttacattctcACCAGCGGAAagcctattaataaaataccaatCAAAACTATCAAAAATAGGTATAAAAGTTCGCAGTAGTTCGAGTTTCGCGGGATGCTTGTTTCCCACGGTAATCAAGTATGCAGCGACACAGCGCCACCGGTTCTATTGCCCAATATTTCTTTACTACGATGGATTTCCACCtggaaaatacaatattatttgcatttaaCTGGATTTGCACATTATATCAGTTTTGGCGATTAAGAAATCTTAAAGAAACAACATtccttttacataatttaaattgagatACTATTGAAGGTACTTACAAATAAAGTGAAAATGCTGAAATGGCTATACGGATATCTAGGACTAAACTTTGAATGGACGTAAAATCGATTTGAATAACTTACAAGCATTTGAATGCAGCGCTGCGTGGTCCCGCCATTTTCATGAACGTAAAACGTTATCCAACGTAGTAATATAGCAAAGCTATAATATTCACCATGAAGTATAAAATACCTCTAGACTACTCGaatacaataacttttttaaatctatgacttaaacatttaatttaatatcatatcaCCCGGGATacggtttaaatatatttctcattattgaattaaattacattatagtGAATCTGAGatctatttaaaacataatacgCTTTTTTTTCGGAAATTCCGCGAATGACTCTGGGGAGAGAAAGctaatttcaatttcatttaGTTCTGGCGCGATTCCATGCACCGAACATAGAATAAGTACGCTTCGCAGATAACCACATATTCGCATCAGCGTAGGGCAAGGCAGAAACGAAGGCCACAACATAATTACAATACTTAACTGCACTAAATCTTTTACATGTACAAACAGCCAACGGATTTGGATATTACCgcaataagtttattatatcgGATTCcaaatttatgaaatcttattaatagttttgttaCTTTGTTTTCTCattcattttaaacatttaacatcACGTATTTGTGCAGCGTTTtagtcgaagaaaagggagagagcgattgagaccaattgagagagagtgagaaagggagatcgagaataaatacacgctattgatATATAGTCTTGTGCAGAAATCGcggaatttttaatgttatcatTAGCACCTATAAAGTATGTAAACAgtgtatatacaatacatataataataataatataatagatatacaaatacatggagtgatcataatTATggtatactggtacatgatcatctattggggcttctAACTTAGTGATAATTAACATGTGTACCTATTTTgcacgcacgcactttttttcaTATTGAGTACCTTGCCAATAACTttgcatatttaaat
Coding sequences within:
- the LOC110998352 gene encoding lipoyl synthase, mitochondrial; protein product: MFRSSARCFTVSKPYELQRCKHTTTTSKLDEIREKLRQGPALADFVSEDRPKDWDDYEGKLKREQGETERLRLPPWLKTTIPTGSKFSELKQQLRSLKLSTVCEEARCPNIGECWSGGKHGMSTATIMLMGDTCTRGCMFCSVKTSRAPPPLDPDEPYNTAHAIKQWGLGYIVLTSVDRDDLPDGGSAHLAQTVREIKQQNKEILVECLVPDFRGNRDSIATVANSSLDVFAHNIETVERLTPFVRDRRAGYRQTLKVLETAKEMNPDLITKSSIMLGLGETDQQVEQTMKDLRAVGVDCLTLGQYMQPTKRHLRVQEYVTPAKFAQWEQRGTELGFLYTASGPLVRSSYRAGELFISSLLKDRKAKTA